The Thalassotalea psychrophila genome window below encodes:
- a CDS encoding ABCB family ABC transporter ATP-binding protein/permease — protein sequence MRHGQHSTTEADSFNWKIIKHVIPYLFEYKRRIFNALIFMILAKLASVGLPFILKYIVDDLDTSANDASALVIAPIALVIAYGIVRFSNVLFGEIRDTLFGRVTERAIRRIGLKVFQHLHSLDLEFHLNRRTGGLSRDIERGTSGINFLMRFMVFNIIPTLLEIGLVVFILFFNYGINFAAITLASIIIYVGYSVKTTEWRTGFVRQANKADSASNSQAIDSLINYETTKYFTSEAYEANRYDNELADWEIAKRKNRLSLFVLNGGQALVIATSMTAMMALAATQVANGEMTLGDFVLINAFMMQIFLPLNFLGFVYREMKGSLANIELMFNLLSIKPKVVEKEDAVALKISNGSVAFNDVSFKYHSDRPILKNVNFTINPGEKVAIVGASGGGKSTLVKLLFRFYDLSSGSIKIDGQDISSLTFNSLRKAIGIVPQDTVLFNDNIIENVRYGKQGASDEEVLNAIKLAHLDGFIQSLPEGVNTMVGERGLKLSGGEKQRVAIARTILKKPPILVFDEATSSLDSKSEQAIMSALKELSQGVTSMVIAHRLSTISDADKIIVIEQGEVVEHGSHTQLLAQNGSYAKLWTIQQQNEDE from the coding sequence ATGCGCCACGGGCAACATTCAACAACTGAAGCGGACAGCTTCAATTGGAAAATAATCAAACACGTTATTCCCTATTTATTTGAATATAAACGGAGAATCTTTAACGCGTTAATTTTTATGATCTTAGCAAAACTTGCCAGTGTCGGTTTACCCTTTATTTTAAAATACATCGTTGATGACCTGGATACATCAGCAAATGATGCCAGCGCATTGGTAATTGCTCCAATAGCTTTGGTAATTGCTTATGGAATAGTACGGTTTTCAAATGTATTGTTTGGTGAAATTCGAGATACGCTATTTGGTCGTGTTACCGAGCGCGCTATTCGCCGCATTGGCTTAAAAGTTTTCCAGCACCTGCACAGTTTAGATTTAGAGTTTCATTTAAACCGCCGTACAGGCGGTTTATCTCGTGATATTGAACGTGGCACCAGTGGTATTAACTTTTTAATGCGTTTTATGGTGTTTAATATTATTCCTACCCTGTTAGAAATTGGCCTAGTTGTTTTCATCCTGTTTTTCAATTACGGCATCAATTTTGCGGCTATCACCTTAGCTTCGATAATTATTTATGTTGGTTATTCGGTAAAGACAACTGAGTGGCGAACAGGCTTTGTTCGCCAAGCGAATAAAGCTGATTCAGCAAGTAACTCACAGGCCATAGATAGTTTAATTAACTACGAAACTACAAAGTATTTTACCAGCGAAGCCTATGAAGCCAATCGTTACGACAATGAACTGGCTGACTGGGAAATTGCCAAGCGTAAAAACCGGCTATCACTGTTTGTATTGAATGGTGGGCAGGCATTGGTCATTGCCACTTCGATGACCGCAATGATGGCGCTAGCAGCAACACAAGTAGCAAATGGTGAAATGACTTTAGGTGATTTTGTTTTAATAAATGCTTTTATGATGCAAATTTTTTTACCGCTTAATTTCTTAGGTTTTGTCTATCGAGAAATGAAAGGCTCGTTAGCCAATATTGAGTTGATGTTTAACTTGCTTTCTATAAAGCCCAAAGTTGTTGAAAAAGAAGACGCTGTTGCTCTAAAAATTAGCAATGGCAGTGTTGCTTTTAACGATGTTTCATTTAAATATCATAGTGACCGTCCTATCCTAAAAAATGTGAATTTTACTATTAATCCAGGCGAGAAAGTCGCAATAGTTGGCGCCAGTGGTGGCGGTAAATCAACATTGGTGAAATTGCTATTCCGATTTTATGACTTATCGAGTGGCTCAATAAAAATTGATGGACAAGACATTAGTTCACTCACTTTTAATTCACTACGCAAAGCTATCGGAATAGTGCCGCAAGATACGGTGTTATTTAACGATAACATTATTGAAAATGTTCGCTATGGTAAGCAAGGGGCAAGTGATGAAGAGGTACTGAATGCGATAAAATTAGCGCATTTAGATGGATTTATTCAGTCGCTACCTGAGGGTGTAAATACCATGGTTGGTGAACGAGGCCTGAAATTATCTGGGGGAGAAAAGCAGCGAGTAGCTATAGCACGTACCATCCTTAAAAAGCCACCTATTTTAGTGTTTGATGAAGCAACCTCATCATTAGACAGCAAGTCAGAGCAAGCAATTATGAGTGCCCTTAAAGAACTGTCACAGGGTGTTACTAGCATGGTGATCGCACACCGTTTGTCCACCATTAGTGATGCAGATAAAATAATAGTTATAGAGCAAGGTGAAGTAGTAGAGCACGGCTCCCACACTCAGCTACTTGCACAAAATGGCTCTTACGCTAAGCTATGGACAATTCAACAGCAAAATGAAGATGAGTAG
- a CDS encoding sodium-dependent transporter, whose protein sequence is MANVRGEFSSRIGFILAAAGSAVGLGNIWGFPTQTANNGGAAFVLVYLILAFSLAYPAFMAELLIGRYGQANAVTSLQKLSRTLFQKRFAFIVGFGGIIFASLILSFYGILAGRMMSFAIEPITQIAGLDAISGWVVTDSLIRNLFFTASFMFLTLYIIRKGVKEGIEKWSSRLMPLLIGLLICLIVYVFTLEGASVGLNAYLNPDFTRTLDPNLIISALGQAFFSLSIGTSTMVIYGSYISKKENLISLGAQVTLIDVSIAFLAGLLIIPAMYVAQAQGVAIFAEDGSLISGSNVVFVVLPSLFSSMGAVGSIVAFTFFVLMTIAALTSSISMLETPVSYVVERHNMERKKASMIIGGVIFIISAAIISNVEVLLGLVITIATEYGQPIIAMLACIFVGWIWHRNEILKELQQGNDDVENSFFWKVWPWYVKFICPTAIALVFIHYLNT, encoded by the coding sequence ATGGCAAATGTAAGAGGTGAGTTCAGTTCCCGTATTGGTTTTATTTTAGCGGCAGCTGGTTCTGCCGTTGGCTTAGGTAATATTTGGGGGTTTCCCACACAAACCGCGAATAACGGTGGCGCAGCGTTTGTACTTGTTTATTTGATCTTAGCTTTTTCCTTAGCTTACCCCGCATTTATGGCGGAGTTATTGATTGGCCGCTATGGTCAGGCTAACGCTGTTACTTCTTTACAAAAACTATCCCGAACATTATTTCAAAAACGCTTTGCTTTTATTGTTGGCTTTGGCGGTATTATATTTGCATCTTTAATTTTAAGTTTTTATGGTATTCTCGCCGGCCGAATGATGTCATTTGCTATAGAACCAATAACCCAAATAGCAGGTTTGGACGCCATTTCTGGTTGGGTAGTGACAGATTCACTAATTCGAAATTTGTTCTTTACCGCGTCTTTTATGTTTTTAACACTTTATATAATCAGAAAAGGCGTTAAAGAAGGTATCGAAAAATGGTCATCCCGATTAATGCCGTTATTAATAGGGCTGTTAATATGTTTGATCGTTTATGTGTTTACATTAGAAGGTGCAAGCGTAGGTCTTAATGCCTATTTAAACCCTGACTTTACTCGAACATTAGATCCAAATTTAATAATTAGTGCATTGGGCCAAGCGTTTTTTTCCCTATCTATCGGCACCAGTACTATGGTTATTTATGGATCTTACATTTCAAAAAAAGAAAATTTGATCAGCTTAGGTGCACAAGTCACTTTGATTGATGTTTCTATCGCTTTTTTAGCTGGTTTATTAATTATTCCAGCAATGTACGTGGCGCAAGCACAGGGGGTCGCCATTTTTGCTGAAGATGGTAGTCTTATTTCAGGTTCAAATGTGGTCTTTGTTGTTCTGCCTAGCTTGTTTAGTTCCATGGGAGCTGTTGGTTCTATTGTCGCATTTACGTTTTTTGTATTGATGACTATTGCCGCTTTAACATCTTCAATATCAATGCTTGAAACACCTGTATCTTATGTCGTTGAACGCCATAATATGGAACGTAAAAAAGCCAGTATGATTATTGGCGGAGTAATTTTTATAATAAGCGCCGCTATTATTAGTAATGTAGAGGTATTGCTTGGGTTAGTTATTACTATAGCAACAGAATATGGACAGCCTATTATTGCCATGCTTGCCTGTATTTTTGTCGGTTGGATTTGGCATAGGAATGAAATATTAAAAGAACTACAGCAAGGCAATGATGATGTCGAAAATAGTTTTTTTTGGAAAGTTTGGCCTTGGTACGTGAAATTTATTTGTCCAACAGCGATAGCTTTGGTATTTATTCATTATCTCAATACATAG
- a CDS encoding ribonuclease E inhibitor RraB, which translates to MTFPNDENGLVLAEMQDAGIDLSKPLTVEFFQLFEQEKDARALAEFVLSSDMNATVKVHPDQTPNIWDVDCQVEMLPSYENIVAMEEKFEKLANKYNGYNDGWGVQQDD; encoded by the coding sequence ATGACATTTCCAAACGATGAAAACGGTTTAGTCTTAGCCGAAATGCAAGATGCAGGTATTGATCTTAGCAAGCCACTTACCGTTGAATTTTTCCAACTGTTTGAACAAGAAAAAGACGCAAGAGCGTTAGCTGAATTTGTGCTTAGTAGTGATATGAATGCTACGGTTAAAGTTCACCCTGATCAAACACCAAATATCTGGGATGTGGATTGCCAAGTAGAAATGCTACCAAGTTACGAAAATATCGTGGCAATGGAAGAAAAATTCGAAAAGTTAGCGAATAAATATAACGGCTATAATGATGGTTGGGGTGTCCAACAAGACGACTAA
- a CDS encoding GNAT family N-acetyltransferase encodes MFHLVTTDKDLDEVVTVARIIWTEHYTSIIGIEQVEYMLEKFNSKQVIAEQIADDNYQYYLVKNKGEIVGYIGVQLKASELFLSKIYIQSAERGLGLGKLSMAFIKKVAEENNLSKITLTVNKNNRDTIAAYYKFGFTNTGEVCADIGEGYVMDDLQMELQLSE; translated from the coding sequence ATGTTCCATTTAGTTACAACGGACAAAGACTTAGATGAAGTTGTTACTGTTGCTCGAATAATTTGGACTGAGCATTACACATCGATAATCGGTATAGAACAAGTTGAATACATGCTTGAAAAGTTTAATTCAAAGCAAGTTATTGCTGAGCAAATAGCCGATGATAATTACCAATATTATTTGGTTAAGAATAAAGGGGAAATTGTTGGCTATATAGGCGTGCAATTGAAAGCTAGCGAGCTGTTTTTAAGTAAAATATATATTCAATCTGCTGAACGAGGCCTAGGCCTAGGGAAGTTATCAATGGCATTTATTAAAAAGGTGGCAGAAGAAAATAACCTTAGTAAAATTACCTTAACGGTGAATAAAAACAATAGAGACACTATTGCCGCATACTATAAGTTTGGTTTTACAAATACCGGCGAAGTTTGTGCAGATATTGGTGAAGGGTATGTGATGGATGATCTACAAATGGAGCTTCAATTGTCAGAATAA
- a CDS encoding anhydro-N-acetylmuramic acid kinase: MMCSKVLVSSSDNGQYYIGIMSGTSADGIDLALVQFEENSHHLVASYFQAYNKTTQNLITSLYTPSDNEIDRMGELDKLLAKEFASAINAFLIQQNLSSASIIAIGNHGQTIRHRPTSNAPFTLQIGCNQTLACLTGIRVIGKFRDKDIALGGQGAPLVPAFHKALFSATKRNVCAVNIGGISNITFLPKDHKQNICGFDTGPGNALLDDWYRKHHEDCPHGIDIDGKWGLTGKVNKQLLTNMLDDPYFSMPTPKSTGREYFHLDWLKTINHIDQVSPADVQATLLALTCKSIAHDLDKLCSNAEVILCGGGANNPELVKQLKKLLPEHCITTAEKKGVDNDSLEALVFAWLAFAFDNKIPGNLPEVTGAKSNCILGISFTP, encoded by the coding sequence ATGATGTGCAGCAAGGTGTTAGTGAGTAGCTCTGATAATGGCCAATATTACATTGGTATTATGTCAGGAACCAGTGCCGATGGAATTGATTTGGCACTGGTGCAATTCGAAGAAAATAGCCACCACTTAGTCGCTTCTTACTTTCAAGCGTACAATAAAACTACCCAAAATCTGATCACCTCATTATATACGCCAAGTGATAATGAGATTGATCGTATGGGCGAGCTAGATAAACTATTAGCCAAAGAGTTTGCCTCGGCAATCAATGCCTTCTTGATTCAACAAAATTTATCGAGTGCAAGTATTATAGCAATTGGAAATCATGGTCAAACTATTAGACACCGACCCACATCCAACGCACCATTCACTCTTCAAATAGGCTGTAATCAAACCTTAGCCTGTTTAACCGGAATTAGAGTCATTGGTAAGTTTAGAGATAAAGACATTGCTCTTGGCGGTCAGGGCGCGCCATTGGTTCCTGCTTTTCATAAGGCACTTTTTTCTGCAACTAAACGTAATGTTTGCGCAGTAAACATTGGCGGTATTAGTAACATTACTTTTTTACCAAAAGATCATAAACAAAATATTTGTGGCTTTGATACTGGTCCAGGTAATGCACTACTTGATGACTGGTACCGAAAGCATCATGAAGATTGTCCACATGGCATTGATATTGACGGTAAATGGGGGTTAACGGGCAAAGTAAATAAGCAGTTATTAACTAACATGTTGGATGATCCTTACTTTTCTATGCCAACACCTAAAAGCACTGGTAGAGAATACTTTCATTTAGATTGGCTAAAAACTATTAACCATATTGATCAGGTATCGCCTGCGGACGTCCAGGCAACACTACTTGCTTTAACTTGTAAAAGCATTGCCCATGACTTAGATAAATTATGCTCAAACGCTGAGGTAATTCTATGTGGTGGCGGAGCTAATAACCCAGAATTAGTCAAGCAACTAAAAAAATTATTACCTGAACATTGTATTACCACTGCAGAAAAAAAAGGCGTTGATAACGACAGTTTAGAAGCACTAGTTTTTGCATGGCTGGCTTTCGCTTTTGACAATAAGATTCCCGGAAATCTGCCTGAAGTAACGGGAGCAAAATCAAACTGTATTTTAGGTATCAGTTTTACTCCTTAA
- the ssb gene encoding single-stranded DNA-binding protein, with amino-acid sequence MASRGVNKVIVVGNLGQDPEVKFFPSGGSICNITVATSESWKDKQTGEPKEITEWHRVVFNNRLAEIAGEYLKKGSKVYIEGRLQTRKWQNAQGVDQYTTEIRANEMQMLDSRGANQGASAGGFQQQAPQGGFNKPAAQQNTYSKPAAAAQNSGMQQGGYQQQAPQQGGGFQQQAPQQGGYQQQGQQQGGFQKQNQQQAPKVNPQEPVMDFDDDIPF; translated from the coding sequence ATGGCCAGTCGTGGTGTTAATAAAGTAATAGTTGTAGGTAACTTAGGACAAGATCCTGAAGTTAAATTTTTCCCTAGTGGTGGTTCAATTTGTAACATAACAGTTGCAACATCTGAAAGCTGGAAAGACAAGCAAACAGGTGAGCCAAAAGAGATCACTGAATGGCATCGTGTTGTATTTAACAATCGTTTAGCTGAAATTGCTGGTGAATACTTGAAAAAGGGTTCAAAAGTATACATTGAAGGTCGTTTACAAACGCGTAAATGGCAAAATGCTCAGGGTGTTGATCAATACACTACTGAAATTCGTGCTAACGAAATGCAAATGTTAGATTCACGTGGTGCAAACCAAGGCGCTTCAGCTGGTGGTTTCCAACAACAAGCCCCACAAGGCGGTTTTAACAAGCCAGCAGCACAACAAAATACATACAGCAAACCTGCAGCAGCAGCACAAAATTCAGGTATGCAACAGGGGGGCTATCAGCAACAAGCTCCTCAACAGGGTGGAGGTTTCCAACAACAAGCTCCTCAACAAGGCGGTTATCAGCAGCAAGGCCAACAACAAGGTGGCTTTCAAAAGCAAAACCAACAACAAGCTCCTAAAGTGAATCCTCAAGAGCCTGTAATGGATTTTGATGATGATATTCCCTTCTAA
- a CDS encoding OapA family protein, which produces MLAKLSTTTLYSSKALIKLKNIFLELPKKHQLMISCCSLFLLVLIVFPSEKASASRNSQNPAIKVGKTYALEIPEETQVALKKAEHNKPDPISWQTATVKSGDSLGKIFKRFGFSAATTHAVDKTEGGKSLRKLKVGDEIQIASNDDGELLKVKYKKSITETLMVTRTDDSFESSVDEKQIETRIGYAQATIKSSFWNAALNAGMSNNQIMNLANIFGWDVDFALDIREGDTFSVMYEDQYVDGDFVGHGNILAAEFINQDEAFKAVRFKDGEYYAENGDSMRKSFLRAPVSFQYISSSFKPKRYHPILKRVKAHNGVDYRAPTGTPVKAAGNGRVIAATYNKYNGNYVFIQHANSIVTKYLHFSKRAVKKGARVKQGQVIGYVGSTGLSQAPHLHYEFLLNGVHRNPRTVKLPDAEPINKKYKAEFAVVAKQALLELENSKQTLIAATDDVQQGVSE; this is translated from the coding sequence TTGTTAGCAAAGTTATCGACAACCACCTTATATAGCAGTAAAGCATTGATTAAATTAAAAAATATATTCTTAGAGCTCCCTAAAAAACATCAGCTGATGATCAGTTGCTGCAGCTTATTTTTATTAGTTTTAATAGTTTTTCCTTCAGAGAAAGCTTCAGCTAGCCGAAATAGTCAAAATCCAGCAATTAAAGTGGGCAAAACTTACGCATTAGAAATTCCTGAAGAAACTCAAGTTGCTCTTAAAAAAGCGGAACATAACAAACCTGATCCAATTTCGTGGCAAACAGCTACGGTAAAAAGTGGTGATTCTTTAGGTAAAATTTTTAAACGCTTTGGTTTTAGCGCGGCAACAACACATGCGGTTGATAAAACTGAAGGCGGTAAGTCATTACGCAAACTTAAAGTTGGCGATGAAATTCAAATCGCCAGTAATGATGATGGTGAACTGTTAAAAGTAAAATACAAAAAATCAATAACTGAAACGTTAATGGTTACTCGTACTGATGATAGTTTTGAAAGTAGTGTTGATGAAAAACAAATTGAAACTCGTATTGGTTATGCACAAGCAACTATCAAAAGTAGCTTTTGGAATGCAGCCTTAAACGCCGGCATGAGCAATAATCAAATAATGAACCTAGCGAATATATTTGGTTGGGATGTCGATTTTGCCTTAGACATTCGCGAAGGTGACACTTTCAGTGTGATGTATGAAGATCAATATGTTGATGGCGATTTTGTTGGCCATGGTAATATCTTAGCCGCTGAATTCATTAACCAAGATGAAGCTTTTAAAGCAGTTCGTTTCAAAGATGGTGAATACTACGCTGAAAATGGCGACAGTATGCGTAAATCGTTTTTACGAGCACCTGTTAGTTTTCAATACATCAGTTCAAGTTTTAAACCTAAACGTTATCACCCAATTCTTAAACGTGTAAAAGCTCATAATGGCGTAGATTACCGTGCACCTACGGGTACTCCAGTTAAAGCTGCAGGTAACGGCCGTGTAATAGCCGCTACTTATAATAAATACAATGGTAACTATGTATTTATTCAACATGCCAACAGCATAGTGACTAAATACCTACACTTTTCTAAACGAGCGGTTAAAAAAGGTGCAAGAGTTAAACAAGGTCAAGTAATTGGTTATGTTGGCTCTACGGGTTTATCACAAGCACCACATTTACATTACGAATTTTTGTTAAACGGTGTTCACCGTAATCCACGTACAGTAAAATTACCTGATGCTGAGCCGATTAATAAAAAATATAAAGCTGAATTTGCCGTGGTCGCAAAACAAGCTTTATTAGAATTAGAAAACTCTAAACAAACATTAATTGCAGCCACCGATGATGTGCAGCAAGGTGTTAGTGAGTAG
- the ggt gene encoding gamma-glutamyltransferase translates to MREDGRGDRVVNAPWATRSAVLATNGMAATSHPLASQIAIDILKKGGSAVDAAIAANAAIGLMEPTGNGIGGDLFAIVWDPKTEKLHGLNGSGRSAKGQTLADLKAKIGDVSEIPNWGTAPVTVPGTVDAWYELHDKFGKISMTDNLAPAIKYAKEGFPVTEVVSYYMGIYQARYEKLFAAGEIEEIANYQATYLIDGKYIKEGQIFKNPDLANTLSMIAKGGRAAFYKGKIADTIDAYFKRIDGPLRKEDFASHTSTWIDPVSVNYRGVDVWELPPNGQGIAALQMLNILEGYDLKAMGHNSADYLHVMTEAKKLAFEDRARFYADPDYYNVPLDGLLSKEYGKSRRALINMDKAALEVDHGDPKLLEGDTIYMTVADKDGMMVSLIQSNYRGMGTGLVADGLGFIFQNRGAQYSLSEDHPNVYAPNKRPFHTIIPAFMTKDGKPLMSFGLMGGAMQPQGHVQMVANIIDFGMGVQQAGDAARYHHNGSTEPTWQARMKDGGVLELESGVKADVVRELQKRGHKVNITSGPFGGYQAIWLDPKTGVYHGASEMRKDGMAIGY, encoded by the coding sequence ATGAGGGAAGATGGACGTGGCGATCGTGTCGTCAACGCTCCTTGGGCAACTCGTTCGGCGGTGCTTGCAACTAATGGTATGGCAGCAACATCTCATCCTTTAGCGAGCCAAATTGCCATAGATATTCTAAAAAAAGGCGGTAGTGCTGTAGATGCGGCTATTGCAGCTAATGCAGCAATAGGTCTAATGGAGCCAACAGGTAATGGTATTGGAGGTGATTTATTTGCCATTGTTTGGGATCCAAAAACCGAGAAACTGCACGGTTTGAATGGTTCAGGTCGCAGTGCAAAAGGTCAAACCCTAGCTGATTTAAAAGCAAAAATTGGTGATGTTAGTGAAATACCTAATTGGGGCACTGCGCCAGTAACCGTTCCGGGTACAGTAGATGCCTGGTATGAGTTACACGACAAGTTTGGCAAAATTTCAATGACCGATAACCTCGCGCCAGCGATAAAATACGCAAAAGAGGGTTTTCCTGTTACTGAAGTGGTTTCTTATTATATGGGTATATACCAAGCCCGTTATGAAAAACTATTTGCCGCAGGTGAAATAGAAGAAATCGCCAATTATCAAGCGACTTACCTTATCGATGGAAAATACATTAAAGAAGGGCAGATATTTAAAAACCCAGATTTAGCCAATACTTTATCGATGATCGCCAAAGGTGGCCGAGCTGCGTTCTATAAAGGCAAAATCGCAGATACTATCGATGCTTATTTTAAACGCATTGATGGTCCTCTACGTAAAGAAGATTTTGCTTCACATACCAGTACATGGATAGATCCTGTGTCAGTAAATTATCGTGGTGTAGATGTATGGGAATTACCGCCAAATGGGCAAGGCATAGCTGCGCTGCAAATGTTAAACATACTTGAAGGATATGACTTAAAAGCTATGGGTCATAATAGTGCCGATTATTTACATGTTATGACTGAAGCGAAAAAACTCGCCTTTGAAGACCGAGCACGCTTTTATGCTGACCCAGATTATTACAATGTTCCTTTAGATGGATTGTTATCAAAAGAGTATGGCAAAAGCCGCCGCGCATTAATAAATATGGATAAAGCAGCACTAGAAGTTGATCATGGAGATCCAAAACTTCTTGAAGGCGATACCATATACATGACGGTAGCGGATAAAGACGGCATGATGGTGTCACTTATTCAAAGTAATTATCGTGGTATGGGTACTGGCCTTGTTGCCGATGGGTTAGGTTTTATTTTTCAAAACCGCGGTGCACAATATTCTTTATCTGAAGATCATCCAAATGTTTATGCTCCAAACAAGCGCCCTTTCCACACTATAATTCCAGCGTTTATGACAAAAGATGGCAAACCATTAATGAGCTTTGGTTTAATGGGCGGCGCTATGCAACCACAGGGACATGTGCAGATGGTCGCAAATATCATCGACTTTGGTATGGGAGTACAACAAGCAGGTGACGCTGCTCGATATCACCACAACGGTTCTACCGAACCTACTTGGCAAGCAAGGATGAAGGATGGCGGTGTGCTTGAATTAGAAAGTGGTGTGAAAGCCGATGTAGTAAGAGAGCTGCAAAAACGTGGTCATAAAGTAAATATCACCAGTGGTCCATTTGGTGGCTATCAAGCGATATGGTTAGATCCTAAAACGGGTGTTTATCATGGCGCCAGCGAAATGCGTAAAGATGGCATGGCGATAGGATATTAA
- the tyrS gene encoding tyrosine--tRNA ligase codes for MTDIEQAFEEIKRGAEEILLEDELLAKLKTGKPLKIKAGFDPTAPDLHLGHTVLINKMRQFQQLGHEVIFLIGDFTGLIGDPTGKNVTRKPLTEADVLANAETYKEQVFKILDPAKTRVEFNSTWMDKLGSAGMLKLASRQTVARMMERDDFKKRFKEGQSIAIHEFMYPLVQGWDSVALESDVELGGTDQKFNLLMGRELQKGEGQRPQTVLMMPLLEGLDGIQKMSKSLGNYIGITDSPTEMFGKIMSISDVLMWRYYDLLSFKPLSEIQSYKDNIAQGSNPRDVKIELAKELIARFHNEDAAQAAHQEFINRFQKGAMPDEIDEKTLATVDGAIGIANLLKDAGLAVSTSEAMRMIKQGAVKIDGDKVSDNKLQCLAGTTAVYQIGKRKFAKVTLS; via the coding sequence ATGACCGATATTGAGCAAGCGTTTGAGGAAATCAAACGTGGCGCAGAAGAAATCTTGCTTGAAGATGAATTGCTAGCAAAGTTAAAAACAGGCAAGCCATTAAAAATTAAAGCGGGTTTTGATCCAACGGCACCAGATTTACATTTGGGTCATACCGTGTTGATCAATAAAATGCGTCAGTTTCAGCAATTAGGTCATGAAGTTATTTTCCTTATTGGTGACTTTACTGGCTTGATTGGTGATCCTACTGGAAAAAATGTTACTCGTAAGCCGTTAACTGAAGCTGATGTTTTAGCGAATGCTGAAACATACAAAGAGCAAGTATTTAAAATTCTAGATCCTGCTAAAACCCGTGTTGAATTTAATTCTACTTGGATGGATAAGTTAGGCTCTGCAGGCATGTTAAAGCTAGCTTCACGTCAAACTGTTGCGCGTATGATGGAGCGTGATGATTTTAAGAAGCGTTTTAAAGAAGGTCAATCGATTGCAATTCACGAATTCATGTACCCATTGGTACAAGGTTGGGATTCAGTTGCTTTAGAGTCTGATGTAGAACTTGGCGGAACCGATCAAAAGTTTAACTTATTGATGGGTCGTGAATTGCAAAAAGGTGAAGGGCAACGACCACAAACCGTATTAATGATGCCATTACTTGAAGGCCTAGATGGCATACAAAAAATGTCGAAATCATTAGGTAATTACATTGGTATCACAGATTCTCCAACAGAAATGTTTGGTAAAATCATGTCAATTTCTGATGTATTAATGTGGCGCTACTACGATTTACTTAGCTTTAAACCATTAAGTGAAATTCAATCGTATAAGGACAACATTGCACAAGGTTCAAATCCTCGCGATGTGAAAATTGAATTGGCGAAAGAGCTAATTGCTCGTTTCCATAACGAAGACGCTGCACAAGCTGCCCATCAAGAGTTTATTAACCGTTTTCAAAAAGGTGCAATGCCTGATGAAATTGATGAAAAAACTTTAGCAACGGTTGATGGCGCAATTGGTATTGCTAATTTACTTAAAGATGCAGGTTTAGCCGTGAGTACATCAGAGGCTATGCGTATGATCAAACAAGGTGCAGTTAAAATTGATGGTGACAAAGTTTCTGACAATAAATTGCAGTGTCTGGCCGGTACAACAGCTGTTTATCAAATCGGTAAACGTAAATTTGCCAAAGTAACGCTTAGCTAA
- a CDS encoding DUF4136 domain-containing protein, translated as MLTIKKIILVTSFFCSVLFITGCSTSTETSFNDEFDFTVVKTYSLFPRESKFTELQEMSDFQRNRIELAVEKQMELQNFSYTQFEQADVIISYFLVGNSLSELKKYNKGVKACLGCSQNEQAVLNKDIRTSMLVLDVLDSDKKRSIFRGYTKLDLDPEDTSEENQQETIEAVQLILSQFPPEIKQ; from the coding sequence ATGCTAACAATAAAAAAAATAATCTTAGTGACCAGCTTCTTTTGCAGTGTTTTATTCATTACTGGTTGCTCTACGAGCACTGAAACCAGCTTTAATGATGAATTTGATTTTACTGTTGTGAAAACCTACAGTTTGTTTCCTCGAGAGTCTAAATTTACCGAACTGCAAGAGATGAGTGATTTTCAACGTAACCGCATTGAACTTGCTGTTGAAAAGCAAATGGAACTGCAGAATTTTAGTTATACACAATTTGAACAAGCTGATGTGATCATTAGTTACTTTCTAGTGGGTAATAGTTTAAGTGAATTAAAGAAGTACAATAAAGGCGTGAAAGCATGCTTAGGTTGTAGTCAAAATGAACAGGCTGTATTGAACAAAGATATACGTACATCTATGTTGGTATTGGATGTATTGGACAGTGACAAAAAACGTTCAATATTTAGAGGCTATACAAAATTAGATTTAGATCCTGAAGATACCAGCGAAGAAAATCAACAAGAGACGATTGAAGCCGTACAGTTAATTTTGTCTCAGTTTCCTCCTGAAATTAAGCAGTAA